Proteins encoded within one genomic window of Paramisgurnus dabryanus chromosome 11, PD_genome_1.1, whole genome shotgun sequence:
- the LOC135730107 gene encoding E3 ubiquitin-protein ligase NEURL3-like — protein sequence MTAKKKENQRQMMTHDAVHRCVCHKRTSLGPLSFHSNVNGRLITLSDGGRRATRDESSFRHGLVFSTRPVKIREKVRLRVEDFTRNWHGSLRVGFANALPEELPSMAVPDLTDSSSQYAAAILHEDTCYPGSEMEFWIDRYARICTRGSDGITYCQKTDLNIHWPIWAMIDIYGQTSEVMLLGSKKKDRIFTYRSCPALKHNKHTDDNNCVYEILKKPISMQDHESDNTGTEAFDSEDCVVCYSEKPNTLLSCGHKCFCTPCAMKIYAMYGTCPLCRQCIQPIQILASGHTSLLSAC from the exons ATGACAGCGAAAAAGAAGGAGAATCAAAGGCAAATGATGACACATG ATGCAGTGCATCGGTGCGTGTGTCACAAGCGCACCAGTTTGGGACCCCTGTCGTTCCACTCAAATGTGAACGGTCGTCTGATTACGCTGAGTGACGGTGGGCGACGGGCGACCAGAGATGAATCGTCGTTTCGCCACGGTCTGGTGTTCAGCACGCGACCGGTAAAGATCCGAGAGAAGGTGCGCCTGCGGGTCGAGGACTTTACGAGGAATTGGCACGGCTCGCTGCGGGTCGGTTTTGCAAATGCTTTACCCGAGGAGTTACCCTCAATGGCTGTTCCAGACTTAACCGACTCCTCTTCACAGTACGCAGCAGCGATACTTCACGAGGACACGTGTTACCCAGGCTCAGAGATGGAGTTCTGGATCGACAGATATGCCAGAATTTGCACACGAGGTTCTGATGGTATCACCTACTGTCAGAAGACTGACCTGAATATCCACTGGCCCATCTGGGCGATGATTGACATCTATGGACAGACAAGCGAAGTGATGCTGCTTG GTTCCAAAAAGAAAGATCGGATATTCACGTATAGGTCCTGCCCTGCTCTGaaacacaacaaacacactgaTGATAATAACTGTGTCTATGAAATTCTGAAGAAACCAATCAGCATGCAGGACCATGAATCTGATAACACAG gTACTGAAGCCTTTGACTCTGAAGACTGTGTAGTGTGTTACAGTGAAAAGCCCAACACTCTTCTGAGCTGCGGTCATAAATGTTTCTGTACTCCGTGTGCAATGAAGATCTATGCGATGTATGGGACGTGTCCTTTGTGTCGTCAGTGCATACAACCCATCCAAATTTTAGCTAGTGGCCACACCAGCTTGTTATCCGCTTGTTAA
- the LOC135730108 gene encoding G2/M phase-specific E3 ubiquitin-protein ligase-like — translation MYSYAVQHYIYLRTSKMIHQFTKGLNAYGQFWDLVKSYWADFLPIFTNMHEPISRSTFRSLFQIQWSNATSHRRMAEEETIKCWELVLKMIEDKKTKLHFEELLVFVTGAEEIPPLGFPQNPSIHFYQPEKRGCRFPYANTCTMKLFLPRGVKDEVELQRMLTRAIRDLVDFGRT, via the exons ATGTACTCCTATGCTGTTCAGCACTACATATATCTTAG aACCTCTAAAATGATTCATCAGTTTACAAAGGGACTGAATGCTTATGGACAGTTTTGGGATTTGGTTAAATCTTACTGGGCTGACTTCTTGCCCATCTTTACCAACATGCATGAGCCGATATCAAGAAGCACCTTCAGGAGCCTGTTTCAGATCCAATGGAGTAATGCAACGTCCCACAGGAGGATGGCTGAGGAGGAAACTATTAAGTGCTGGGAATTAGTACTTAAGATGATTGAGG acaaaaaaacaaagttacATTTTGAGGAGCTTTTGGTTTTCGTAACTGGAGCAGAAGAGATCCCGCCACTGGGGTTCCCCCAAAATCCGAGCATTCACTTCTACCAGCCAGAGAAGCGTGGATGTCGTTTTCCGTATGCTAACACATGCACAATGAAATTGTTCCTTCCCAGAGGAGTGAAAGATGAGGTGGAGCTTCAGCGAATGCTCACGAGAGCAATCAGAGACTTAGTGGACTTCGGGAGAACATAA